TTGGTAAACACTTCAGAATACGGTtccatcattaataaataactacacaAGAACACATGATTAATGCAATATTAGCGCTCTAGTAACTACTACTGTAATGAGGAGTCAGAAGCGTTTGGATCCATTCACGAGCTCTTTAATGAGAATAGTCAAACAGGCAAGGTTCGGTAACAATAGCTGAGATAACAGGGCAGGTAGAGTCGAAAACAGAGTCAGGCAATGGtcgaggcaggcagacagaatcagagtccaggtacaggcaataggtcaacgGGTAGACAGCAAACAATCGGCaaaccaaaaacacagaaagacacCAACAGAACAACCGCTCAGCATTACCAGCCAGAGCAAGGATAAGACTCCGCAAGGAGTACGATCTGGTAGCAGCTTATATAGTAGTCTAATGGGGTACACCTGGGCAAGTAATCAGGGCTGGGAaatggcatgatgggaaatggagttctgAGGACTACTATTCTGGGGAGGGTTCCCTCTGGAGCCACAGAGGCGTGGTTCATGACAACTACCAAGtaacaagaaactctgattaTTGAGTTAGTAATAGTACTTAGTCGAATGTGGTAGTTCACTATTAGCTAACTAGtaactgtcatttttttcattcctcCCCAAGAACTACTAAGAGTTACAGGATACAggtttataattaatatgaataatatatgatgtagaattaattctaaagtgaagGTCATGGTAACCTCAAGTATAACCAAATACCTCAGAGGAAGTTACTAATTATTAGGATCAGTATTTTAAAGGGAAGGTTATGATAACTCACTAGTAATGACTGAAATCTTGGTAAGCTTTTGCAGGTTTTGTGAAGTATTGAATAGTAGTTATTCAGGTGAATCTTTCTAAAGGAATTACTCTTTTatggatcagtattctaaagtgaagattgTGGTAACTCTCTGGAAATTGCTAAAGTCTGACCTTTGAGGTATTAGTTTTTGCTCTATGCTAGATTTAAATCATTACTAGTAGGTACTATGATCTTCATTTTAGAATATGGATCCAAATAATTAGTAGTTTCTTCAGAAAGATGTAGTAACACTTGAGTCGTTATACACAGAATCTATCTGCGGATCACTTCACTTCAGAATACTGGAAGGATTTGGTAatacttgagtcattactagtgTGTTAGCACCATCTTATTAACAATTTTGGAATTAGTTATTGCACACAATTGCTTTGTTAGCCCCTGTGTGACTTTTCTAAATAATAGTgcacatgtatttaaatgtctgaaacCTTAAATCAGCATTATATAACGATATATTTACACCCTTTCCATCCTCTGCCCTCCTGCTGAACGTTTCtttgtgaaagtgaaagtgcATGCTCGTGAGCATCAGCAACTgctaacaattaaaatgattaccaGAGTTTGGTGGCGTCTTAACTTTAACTTGactttaaagggaaaaaaaaggtaatgtTAGTGGCAGCGTTTAGAAACATTAAACATGCACAATCActcacataaatatatcaagacAACACTTACTGTACCTCTCAGAACAAAGCATtagatttacataaaaaaagcaatcatggattttaatgcttaaaaagaTTTCATGTCAAGACAGGATATGATTAACTGACACAAAGCTAGTCTGACGTTCAATATATTTCACATCTCATCCATGTCatacttttgattttattcagttaagaATATTCAGACATTTCAGCAAAGCAGTTAAGTCATACTTCacttatacatttacatttatgtctgACTCAAAATATCTATGTAGTTGTCTTACAAatggtgaaaataaaaaacgttCAGACATTTTGCAGCTAAACATAAGAATTGTTCAAATTGTACATCTGCAATAAAACAAAGCTTAAATTTATAAAGAAAGCTTAAATAACGTATACaagattaacaaaaaaaaagggttttgctTGCAAATTCTGACCTAAACAAAACATGTAAGATGAATGCGTGTCATTTTAACACTAAAACGTACTCCCCTCACTTCCACTCttaaacacattatataaatataaatcacaataagaattatgaaacattatttcCTCCAATTTGCCTAGGAGAGCACAAGTgatattttctgtaatattaagTCAATGAACACGTCTAAAGGTATtgtgtatagatttttttatatgaaatttgaATGTCCAAAAGTTCCAAAACATGAATTCATGACATTTCAAATCAACGTAAAGCAGAGACACAACGGAGAAGATGACTTTAGCTGTCAGTGTTCCCTCTATGCCTGAGTTcaacaaacatttacacaatTTATGTACATATTATGGACAAATGATCAATGAAGATGTCAGTGTACACCAtgatgaaacacacacaccttctctGTCCTTTCAATGCTACTGAAGAGTGTGTCGGGGCTTGCATTATTTGGGATGTTATGCTTTAATGCCGACATCCTGCTAATTTATCTGCGCTGTTTAAGAAAGGTGTCTTTGGGTTAGAGTACAACATATTTATGTCTTTCTACTGAATGTTTAATACCAAGTAGGTTTTAAATTTGGTATCgcatactattatagttttatacttaattatttttttctaatgaagattgtaataaaaaaaacagtcaaaccaaaaattattcagacacCAAACataattctttatatatttttactagtGGGTGCAGGACACTTATCAGTCCAcactttgttttgctttaactGCTAATGAGATCTTTTTCCACCACAGAATGAACAAAATTAAGAATTGCTTAATTAGTATTAGctaaattagtattatttatttgtgtaccAAATTTAACAGCTGATAACCAAATAGTGAACCAGTCCTCTGTGTGAGTTTTAATGgcattattaacttttttaactaACCATGCATAAACattgttttctcaaaaacacAAGCATGTACTTTCAGGGTGTTCTCATATTATTGAAGCCCAGTTTTTACTAAATATGGTTATCAGACTTTAGccattattttcctttttttttttttaaacaagaccAGTCAGAATGAGTCAAAACCAGGGCCCCAGAACCTCAGAGGGTTAACTCAAAGTTCTTCTCATAttttaataccattttttttaactatagtGAATAAACCATGACACAATGGGAGAATTTGTGAAGGTGTCTGGATAATTCTTGATTTGgctatgtatgttttttgttttttttttgctattgtgAAACGTTGCTGACATTTGGTTCCCCGTGTGAATGATGTCCAAACACCTCGTGGAGGCAGGGGTCCGTGTCTTTCTACAGCCGCATCAGACAGCTATTAGTGTTTTTGATGTACGTTAGTCTACACGTATTTTAATACTTGGTTCATGGGATCAGTGCTCTGAGACTCCGCAGGCCCTGCTGTGTTTGTGATGATGCTGACGGGTCTAGCGTAGAAGGAACACTGAAGGGTTCACTGGGGTCACATCAGCACGTCCAGGTCGTCGCAGTGGTCCTCCTCCTCAGTCACTCTGAGAGACAGCACCTCCTCGTTCAGGAACAGGCCGCTCAGTCTCTCCTTGCGAGCCTGTCTCTGCTCTTTCAGCTGACGCTTGCGCAAGGCCTTCTGCTGCAGCTTCCTCTGCTTGGAGCGTTTCTGGAAAACACCACAGCCAACAGTCAGTGCCTCAGTCCAGCTTAAACCTTCCTAAACTAGTTTTCTAGTTTTTAACTTTCTCCAGATGCCGCCGCCCATTCCCTTTCATTAGACAGACACAAAGAGAGATCAACTGAAGCAGTTATTAGCATGTGGAGTATTAGCATGACCATAAGACCCCTTTGTTAATGGCACCATTGATATGTTTGAAAACATCTTAAAGGAAtatgattgttttaaataaattctgtcagTGCATAAGTGAAGCTGACAGTGTTAGTCAGTCTCTCTCGTCTCACCAGTTTCTTCTGAATGCCTTTTAGAATTTTAGTTAGACTTCTTGTCATTCTAGTGAGAATTTACTGTGCTGTGTGTTTGAGACGGAGACGGATCACTGCGCTGTGGTTTCTTAGGAGCACCTTGGAGTCTCGTATCCTTTCGGCGGCAGAGGCCAGGTTTCCATCACTGTGAGCACGGCTGATGCTGGATGCGGTGGaggcgctgctgctgctggcgcTGCTCGACATGCTGGCGTTACTGCTGCTATGAGCGCTGACGCTGCTTGCCATGCTCCTCTTCACGCTGCGCTGCCGTGGGCCATGCTCACGGATGTAGCTCCTCACCTGCAGCAATTGGAGACACCAAATCAATCACTGGAAAACACAGCTTTTGCACAGTTTCAAAGTTCACCTCTTCAAATTTAAGTCCCACGATGCAAACAGAATCCACATTTTTGATACCTTATGttatgagtttctttctcaGTTCTTCTCTGTTAACACTTAAGGTAAGTGTAATACCTTGCAGTTAAAAGGAATGCCCACTTACCACAAGTTGATGTGGTTCTTTAGGGTCAAAATTAAGTCTATCACATACTTCGATTAAAATTTCTCAACGTTACGCTGTCAAAATCAGTTCTGTTTACAGCAAGCCGTTGAATGCTAATGCTCCTCTGTGGGGTGATGAACAGACTATAAAATCTGTGACAGCAAACATCCAAAAAGGGCTATTATTTTGTGGTATCTTTtagaatatgttttaaaaagttgtgtAACATATTACACGCAGTTTGCTAATAACAGGGCAATGCTGTAATGTATGAGAAGGTATTGAGTGTAATTTATCACCTGTTTGAGTTTTTCGTCTGTGAGGCAGTTGAGCTCGATGATGAATTCACTGTCTGTTGGCAGAATCTGTGCACTCGGGTcgattatttttatgatgtcaaGCTGCTCCCGAAGTCCCATCTCTGTGCTTACTTTTCgacttaaatattcaatatattccacctgaaaaacaaaaagcatcaaaatgaGCTCACACAGACAACAAAAGACTTCACTGCAATGAAACTAAACAACAAGT
The Puntigrus tetrazona isolate hp1 unplaced genomic scaffold, ASM1883169v1 S000000497, whole genome shotgun sequence genome window above contains:
- the LOC122334185 gene encoding protein FAM199X, which produces MSEDVYEKFLAPEEPFPLLSQRGNFSEDATLDVSDFGCQLSSCHRTDPLHRFHSSRWNLTSCGTSVASSECSEELFSSVSVGDQDDCYSLLDEQELASFDLFPEGSVCSDVSSSISTYWDWSDSEFEWQLPGSDIASGSDVLSDIIPSVPSSPCLATKRKNKPHRNLDELPWSAMTNDEQVEYIEYLSRKVSTEMGLREQLDIIKIIDPSAQILPTDSEFIIELNCLTDEKLKQVRSYIREHGPRQRSVKRSMASSVSAHSSSNASMSSSASSSSASTASSISRAHSDGNLASAAERIRDSKKRSKQRKLQQKALRKRQLKEQRQARKERLSGLFLNEEVLSLRVTEEEDHCDDLDVLM